The following proteins are co-located in the Symphalangus syndactylus isolate Jambi chromosome 21, NHGRI_mSymSyn1-v2.1_pri, whole genome shotgun sequence genome:
- the CSNKA2IP gene encoding casein kinase II subunit alpha'-interacting protein, with product MAKVQSHSNHFAAPPLGSNRKVQRCSVLPSPKSHDKISQSFCDRILNSPVFHAKHPNIPSIGLHWRSSLGPAQRALNSHLLHSKAQTTSSSDLNMTSSLELNQTALSSQLPFCKPQTTSSSLDVCWRSPSLKSHQRVSSSSLFRLQNQEIPSINIIWASSSLGPKRKALSSTLLQSKPQKPSSSDYLWTSSLQRNQRSLRSPSLNTKLQTSDLSWTSPSFKPNQMAFTSPLLDSRLQKTPILNSNPTIGSLPVTHSKARQSASSYFVHPSENLPSFQLNSQSMFMLDCNFQTTNSPVCHSKFQNTTSPNDKHRVTHLPSPHPKTNVSGQLLSSSKHCTRNTAASTLGFRLQSKSSFEFSPKTESNKEIPWTLKYSQPCIVKGGTVPDDVVNKIVNSISNTRIQRDLCRQILFRRMRGRPNPRPGPRLSSNYVVCLACASCIKSPCNHLKGKKNPRCATLSVIPTPEANSEGKIEVKLVLILSLPETFSSCLPFPMKEKQPNEAPEDNLGGVEKIQQFFPTSERDIQGLNMKQIWWAVAPENKVIGQQPQAIDFYVKKKNSQPQSLLPPSSSSTSSSSTTSSSSSVASASSDSSSSSSSTSSFSISPSSPSPSKEFMTLTLSRPVFPKVLSYHRLPAGVSWLEFICSKDYQLHPRKSNRSQSSSLKTKPVRNNNTVKWRKGANTVFKFFRTK from the coding sequence ATGGCCAAAGTGCAATCCCATAGCAATCACTTTGCAGCACCTCCATTAGGCTCCAATAGGAAGGTCCAGAGATGCTCAGTATTGccttctcccaaatctcatgacaAAATTTCACAGAGCTTCtgtgataggattctgaattcacCAGTGTTCCATGCCAAGCATCCGAATATACCTTCAATAGGCCTCCACTGGAGAAGTTCATTGGGGCCTGCTCAAAGAGCCCTGAACTCTCATTTGTTGCACTCCAAAGCTCAAACAACATCTTCATCTGACCTCAACATGACATCATCACTGGAGCTCAATCAAACAGCCCTGAGTTCACAATTACCCTTCTGTAAACCTCAAACAACGTCTTCAAGCCTAGATGTTTGCTGGAGATCACCTTCATTGAAGTCTCATCAAAGAGTCTCAAGTTCATCATTATTTCGCCTCCAAAATCAAGAAATACCTTCCATAAACATCATTTGGGCATCATCTTCCTTGGGACCCAAACGAAAAGCCCTTAGCTCGACATTGCTTCAATCCAAACCTCAGAAACCATCCTCATCGGACTACCTTTGGACATCTTCATTGCAGCGCAATCAAAGATCTTTGAGATCACCATCACTCAACACAAAACTTCAAACAAGTGACTTATCTTGGACATCACCTTCTTTCAAACCTAATCAAATGGCTTTTACCTCTCCATTACTTGACTCTAGGCTTCAGAAAACACCTATATTGAACTCTAACCCCACTATTGGAAGTTTACCAGTGACCCATTCAAAAGCAAGGCAATCAGCATCATCATATTTTGTCCACCCATCTGAGAATTTACCATCATTTCAGCTCAATTCTCAGTCAATGTTTATGCTTGATTGTAACTTCCAGACCACGAATTCACCTGTCTGTCACTCCAAGTTTCAGAATACCACTTCACCAAATGACAAACACAGAGTCACACATCTACCATCACCCCATCCAAAAACAAATGTCTCAGGTCAATTATTATCAAGCTCCAAACACTGCACCAGGAACACAGCTGCTTCAACATTAGGTTTCAGACTCCAGAGTAAAAGCAGCTTTGAGTTTTCTCCAAAGACAGAATCAAATAAGGAAATTCCATGGACTTTAAAGTATAGTCAGCCCTGCATTGTTAAAGGTGGAACCGTCCCTGATGATGTCGTAAATAAAATTGTCAATTCTATCTCGAATACCAGAATACAGAGGGATCTCTGTAGGCAGATTTTGTTTAGAAGGATGAGGGGAAGGCCAAATCCTCGCCCTGGTCCTCGCTTGTCATCAAATTATGTGGTTTGCTTAGCTTGTGCTTCCTGCATAAAATCTCCATGTAACcatcttaaaggaaagaaaaatcctcGTTGTGCAACACTTTCTGTCATACCAACACCTGAGGCCAATTCTGAGGGCAAAATAGAAGTGAAGTTAGTTCTTATCCTTTCTCTACCAGAGACTTTCTCATCTTGTCTCCCATTCCCTATGAAAGAAAAGCAACCTAATGAAGCTCCTGAAGACAATCTTGGAGGAGTAGAGAAGATACAACAGTTTTTCCCCACATCTGAACGGGATATCCAGGGACTTAATATGAAGCAAATATGGTGGGCGGTAGCCCCTGAAAACAAAGTTATAGGCCAACAGCCCCAGGCTATTgacttttatgttaaaaaaaaaaattctcagccacaatccctgctcccaccctcctcctcctccacttcctcctcctccaccacctcctcctcctcctctgttgCCTCTGCCTCTTCTGActcctcttcttcatcttcttccacctcttccttttccatctcaccctcttctccctctccttccaaaGAGTTTATGACCCTCACTCTCTCACGTCCTGTATTCCCTAAGGTACTTAGTTACCATCGGTTGCCTGCAGGGGTCTCCTGGCTTGAGTTTATATGTAGTAAAGATTACCAGCTGCATCCCAGAAAATCAAATCGAAGCCAATCATCATCTCTCAAAACAAAGCCTGTGAGGAACAACAATACAGTAAAATGGAGAAAGGGAGCAAACACAGTGTTCAAATTTTTCCGGACCAAATGA